The sequence below is a genomic window from Silene latifolia isolate original U9 population chromosome 7, ASM4854445v1, whole genome shotgun sequence.
GTGACGCCTCAGTGCTATTGTGCTTAGGCATGCTTTTTTAAACTAAGATCAGAGATCATCTGAAAACAAGTTCTCTTTGTTCTCAACGGGCAGTGGGGGTAAGGTTTCACACATCCAATCCCATAAATTCCTATGCACGAGCCTTTGAGGCACTTGTGTTGCTGTGGATGTGGTATTGGCATGATTCAGATCATTTGGCGTACACTTGGCTCACGTGTTGCTCAGCCATATCCAAGTGCTGAACTCTCCATTGATTAATATGAGGATACAGGTACGCGGACACGTCTTCGGaacaaaaaattaattaaaaatatgAAACATTTATTTATAAAGTGAAAGGATATATATTTGAGACAAAATATATATTGCGTTAATATAGTATTCCGTAGAAAATTAGATTATATGCTTCATAAACCCCTCCCTCCTCTAATTCTGTCTGTGCTGGCTTAAGTGTCTGGTAAAGATTCCATATCCATATGGCCATACCCATCAGTGTCTTGTCTCACACTTGTGTGACCCAAAATCGGAAAGTGAAAGTAACATAGCTTGGCCGTACGAATTTCGTAACCCGCAAGTGTAGCACCATTTGCTAGCTATATATCCTAAGTAGGTCGAACAATGACCTTGACAGCTTTACCATGTTATTTTAAATCAGTTTGGTGCATTTCATTAATCACACAAGACATTTTCTAGTAGAACTAATTGATAAAGCATATATAGTTGAAGTTTTTACGTTGCCTCTATTAAGACTGGtaagtcatttttttttttgaactaaCACTCTGATGGGGTGGATTGTCAATCATAATTCTACGTTTCTTTATACAAAACTCTAATTAGTTATCCTTTTACTATGAAACAGCTAAACCCACATTACCCCCTAATTTTGAGGAAGATACCTGGGCAGCATTAAAGTCTGCCATAAACGCTATATTCTTAAAGCAACCTGATTCGTGTGACTTGGAGAAACTTTATCAGGTAAAAAAGACAATTTCTTTAATCAGGAGGAGGAGAGGTCGGCATGTGAGTATATATTTATTGACAGTTGCATACATTGTTAATCTTTTCAGGCTGTTAACGATCTTTGTCTGCACAAGATGGGGGGAAGTCTGTATACACGAATTGAAAAGGAATTTGAAGCAAATATATCTGCCGTGCTTCACTCATTGGTTGGACAAAGTCCTGATCTAGTTGTGTTTCTATCACTTGTTGAGAAATGTTGGCAGGACCTTTGTGAACAAATGCTTATGATTCGTGGCATTGCTTTGTATCTTGATAGAACATATGTGAAACAGACCCCACATGTGAAGTCATTGTGGGACATGGGACTACAACTTTATCGCAAGCATCTTTGTTTATGTCCTGAAGTTGAGCACAAAACTGTCACTGGTCTCCTGAGAATGATTGAAAAGGAAAGGTAAACTGGCATGCTTGTATTGTTATGGATTAGTTGTTTCTATCTTATTTAGGATTTTTATGTGCAGTATTGACCTAACCTGCTCTTGTTACTGTCAAATCGGCATGTGATTCATTGTGCTATTTCTATCTTTTCTCATTACCTTTTCCCTTTTTATCGGTCTATTGATTTTTCTAATTTGACGTATTTTATGCTCCTAGCCGATCCCAAATCATGTTGTGCTTGTGGTTGTTGTAGTGAAGTATCAATGCAACTCATAGCTAAAACTTATGAGTATGCAATCGGCTTTTTCAATTATGAGTTATTTGGAAACATTTTATGTTCTTAAGACAGAGGTGATCTTAGCATAGATTCGACCTCCTACCGTACTATTGGTGGGAGCATTGAGCCGCTTGGTAATGTTATACTGTTGTATCGATTTTTGTAATCTAATGCTTCACTTTTTGACTTGGGTTGTTACATGTTGCATCACTATATAGGGGATTGCAAGTTTACTTCTAGATGGACCTTTGGACCTGTGTTGtgcttttatataatataatatcTTCCAGGATATATAATCCATTTGGAAAAATCGCAATTATAGGGTTAGAACTCCTATTATGGTATTTATGGATAATACCTATTTCAGGCGTTCACCATAGGAGAAAGTAGGAAGCTCCAGGACAATTCAAGTTTCTCAATTTAAGAAGATGAGTGTTATTGGCCTCAGTTGATCATGTCAGTATATATTTTTCAATTATGATATAAGATATTTTTCTGAGCCATTCACATGTAAAAACTTGTTGGGCTACAAGTTTGTCTGTTGTGGAGAGTGATGTGCTCTAACTATCTCCAGTTTTTCTTTGCAACTTAGCTAACTATCCTATGAGAGAGATCAGTGCTGAGATACAGAGTTTTACAATGTCTGATATTAGCTGGCGATTGTTATGCTACGAGTCTATTATTTTCGTGTATAAAGCAATTGAATCACATACTTGGCATTTTGCTTGAAACTCCTAACGAAGAATAAATGAGGTTTAGGACCATTGCTATTTGACTTTATCTGCTCACATCGGAGCTTATTTGCACTTCTATCTCCATCTCGAGAATTGCACAGTGTAATCTGTTTTCAAATTGCGGTGTGAATTTTCTACATGGAAAATCATTTTTGTGAGTAAGGCTTAGATGTTGTTGGTGCTCTTGAGGCGCGTGTATATAGTTTCAGTTTCAGATCATGGGTACAGGGCACCTGATTCCATATGAAATACACCCTTAATAGAGTGTTTCGACTTTCGTATATACATTTTAAGGCAAGCACCATAATAGAATATCTTGGAATCGATTGACAGTTGGCTGGAGGGTTGAGCGAACCGGTTAACCAGTTTCCGATCTAGAAAACGTTACATTTTGCAGCTTTGTATGCTGTGTATTATTTGTATTTTATGTTAGCTGACGCACATCCTCTTATTGTTTTAACTGGAGTGTCTTCTATTTGTCATTGATATTTCAGATTAGGGGAAGGTGTGGATAGAACACTTCTTAACCATCTTTTGAAGATGTTTACTGCTCTTGGAATTTACCAAGAGAGCTTTGAAAAGCCATTTCTTGCTTGCACTGAGGAGTTCTATGCCGCTGAAGGTGTTAAATACATGCAGCAGTCTGATGTTCCAGATTACTTGAAGCATGTAGAAGTATGTTTATGAAGCAGTATCACATCCATGCATTCTCTTACAGTCCTTCATTTAGTAAAATGTCTTTTTTCTATAAACTCTGAACGTTATATTCCAGATAATACCATGTCTAAGATTGTACTCCGTACATGATAAAACTATCCCTAGTAGTAGAGTTGGCCACTTGGCAGCTTCTACACTGAATTGGACTGTGATTCATGCTAGCCTACCTTGATGCAGACTGGTTTGTAAGTGAATATTACTGGCCTACTCAAACCTGTCTATATCAGACTCATGAGTGGCATGAGCCAGTGTGAATATATTTGATATTCCCTTTAGGCCTGGACCTGCCCAAAAAAAATTAATGCTATAAAAATGATCATGTTGTGAACATGCCTTGTTCATTTGTGGCTTGCTCCAATGTACGGTTTCCAGGCTCTGGCCCGACTTTCGGCGACTCGCGATCACCTCTACCTTGTAGCATTGCTTTCCTATGAAAGATTTAAACACTGTTGTTTTGTCACAGACAAGGTTgcatgaagaacaagagagatccTTACTTTACTTGGATGCAAGTACTCGAAAACCACTCATTTCAACTGCTGAAAAGCAACTTCTTGAACGCCATATTTCTGCAGTACTTGATAAGGTGTGGGTTGTTTTGGACATGCAGTATCTTTTCTGTACTTCCAATTTACTGAAATCACTTTCTTCTTTTGGGGCAGGGCTTTATGATGCTGATGGATGGGAGCCGTATCAAAGACCTCCACAGGATGTACAATTTGTTTTCTAGGGTTAACTCCCTAGAATCATTGAGGCAAGGATTAAGTTCTTACATCCGTAAAAGTGGTCAGGCAATTGTTATGGATGAAGAAAAAGATAGTAATATGGTTTCTTGCCTTCTGGAGTTCAAGGCAGCTCTTGATAAAATATGGGAAGAAAGTTTTTCGATGAATGATTCGTTCAGTAATACTATCAAGGATTCATTTGAATACCTCATTAATCTACGTCAAGTGAGCATCTAAATTTTTGTTTTCTAGTTGACTGGACTTTATCTGTAGaggaatatgttaattaaatgtCATTAACATGATAGTACTGTTCCTGGAAAAATGAGTTGATAGTGATTAGTTTCTAGGAGCGCGTAGGTGGGATCATTATCTTttagattttttttaaaaaaatattatgGATTATTGAACTTGGTGTTCGCTGTAGGAAAAATGATGTCTGAGAAGGTACACGACAACTACACGTGGTATTCGATACTAACAATTCAATTTTCTTTCAGTGTCCCTAGTTTCCCGTAACCCTCTTTACAAGCCAATATACACCACACACTAAAAAGAAACCGAGACACCCCAGTACTGCTTATCATACGTAGACTACAAAATTCCTTTTCATTCCTACTGTTAAGTGGGGAAGTGCTTTATAGAACATTCATGCAAATAaaaaacaagtgttttatgtcCTATAAGTTTGTTAGTACTTAGTAGTATGCTGGATTCTGAAACTAGTGCCTGTTTAAACTGTTTTAGGGTCTAGCAATTAACTAGTAATATGCTAGATTCTGGAACTAGTGTGTGCTTATACTGTTGATAGATATAGATATTTTTCTTTCGTGAGCTGGATATCTTTGGCGTCAGGTTATTTTTATTCTGTATCCCACTCTTGGTTTTGCGTACGCACCTAAATGATGGACTGTGCTCATGTGACTAGAACCGTCCCGCCGAGCTGATTGCAAAGTTTCTGGATGAGAAGCTCCGTGCTGGCAATAAAGGAACATCTGAAGAGGAATTGGAAGGCACCCTTGACAAAGTCTTGGTCTTATTTCGATTTATACAGGTAGCTTGCTGTTTTTAGACTTCTAGTGACTAATGTCTAGAGAGTTTTCTTTTCTATAAAAGTATATGCCTGCTATGTGGTTTTCCTTTTTGTCATTCTGTAATCTGTGGTGgttttctattttattatttatttatttatctatttttttttttttctaattctttttttttttttttttttggtatgtcTTGCAATaatttccatatttccaatggagccaaagattcattactctttggttctggattatgatggaataaagcaaaatggctcactaaagtggccacgcttctttctcttgtgaagtagtggtccttcgatgcagttctcgacgcaattttcatcttgggtcattcggaaatagcctctttgtgttgctaacacaagggtaaggctgtgtacatccgacccccccttaccccgcgatttgcgggagccattgaggcactggggttatgttgttgttgttgatatgtCTTGCAATAAGTTATCGTCTTAACATGTCAATCATCCAAATTCCTGTTGTAATTTAGGGCAAGGATGTGTTTGAAGCCTTCTATAAAAAGGATCTTGCTAAGAGACTTCTGCTGGGAAAGAGTGCTTCAATAGATGCTGAGAAGTCTATGATCTCAAAGGTAAAATTTAGTTCAATCCTTGGTTGCATTTTTATAGTCGTTTTGTTTATTAAGCAAGATGCTTTGTACATTGTGCAGTTGAAAACTGAATGCGGTAGTCAATTTACCAATAAACTTGAAGGAATGTTCAAGGTATGTACCTTCACTGTATGAAACCACTATTTTTTGAGTTTCTTTTAGCTGTGTATGTTAGAGTGATCTCAGGAGTTACTGCATAGTGCATATTGTTCGTTTTGAACATGTCACTGATTTAGCTTGGTGTAGTTGTAATCTTCTTGGGCAATGCGGTTCTTCTAATGTATATAATCCGCCGTACATGGCATTGTACAATCTCCATCCATTTTTTCATCTCCTTATCTCTGACTAGAATTCAAagatcaatatataattccccacATTTAACCCTCTATATATCGCGTGCTTCTGTCCCTCATAAGAGCTATTTTACCGATAATCTGATATCCCCTTCCCCCTTTTTGTGTCCTTGCATATTGAACGTGTCTTGTTCATGCTAGAGATTGTCATGCGTTCCTGTCACAGTTCACCTACCAAGTGATCTATGGTAATTGCTTGATATGTGATATTGAGTGCCATGTGCATTCCACATATATCGCTTAACCCTGCAGCTTTTGATATTGCACGGTATGAGTCTTTTTATCCTGTTTGGGGTCCTGTCATATTGTATACTTGTATGTAATATGTCCTTGGTTTTTCT
It includes:
- the LOC141592707 gene encoding cullin-4-like; translated protein: MSLPNTNKRPPTTNPNLPSAATTAAVSSAAQPAMKKTKSPSPSSPLDAKNGLHNLFNSNEPGSMIFGEDLDTNDVLASTPNSRGRITDGVAANLSRKKASLPNPSKKLVIKLVKAKPTLPPNFEEDTWAALKSAINAIFLKQPDSCDLEKLYQAVNDLCLHKMGGSLYTRIEKEFEANISAVLHSLVGQSPDLVVFLSLVEKCWQDLCEQMLMIRGIALYLDRTYVKQTPHVKSLWDMGLQLYRKHLCLCPEVEHKTVTGLLRMIEKERLGEGVDRTLLNHLLKMFTALGIYQESFEKPFLACTEEFYAAEGVKYMQQSDVPDYLKHVETRLHEEQERSLLYLDASTRKPLISTAEKQLLERHISAVLDKGFMMLMDGSRIKDLHRMYNLFSRVNSLESLRQGLSSYIRKSGQAIVMDEEKDSNMVSCLLEFKAALDKIWEESFSMNDSFSNTIKDSFEYLINLRQNRPAELIAKFLDEKLRAGNKGTSEEELEGTLDKVLVLFRFIQGKDVFEAFYKKDLAKRLLLGKSASIDAEKSMISKLKTECGSQFTNKLEGMFKDIELSKEINESFRQSSQARTKLPSGIEMSVHVLTTGYWPTYLPMNVRLPRELNVYQEIFKEFYLSKYNGRRLMWQNSLGHCVLKVDFPKGKKELAVSLFQAVVLMLFNDAETLSFQDIKDATGIEDKELRRTLQSLACGKVRVLLKEPKGRDVEDHDSFVFHEGFTAPLYRIKVNAIQMKETVEENTSTTERVFQDRQYQVDAAIVRIMKTRKVLSHTLLITELFQQLKFPVKPADLKKRIESLIDREYLERDKNNPQIYNYLA